One Gemmatimonadaceae bacterium genomic window, CTCGCATCGGGCCCCTCGCCAGCGTAGCTCACCTTTCTGTCGGAGCGAGCAATCAGCAGAACGCCGATCACCACAATCGACACGCCGAGGAGAACGAAGAAGCTCTGGCGCCAAATTCGGCGGCTGCGTCCGATGTCCGTCATGGCTAGCCGCCAAGACTAGTCCGCGATAGACATCTCGTCGGTGACTCACCGCACACACGCAACCAAGCTGAAGCGCTAGGGCCTAGGTTGTTAGGTGCTAGAGACTTCTAATCCCTAGCCCTTAGTCCCTCACTCCTCGTTCCTCAACTCGCCCTGAGGTACTTGCACCCCGCGTCCTGCGCGTGCAGCGCCGCGAAGACGCCCGAGGGCTGGAGAATCACACCCGGCACCATGAAGCCAATCGCCTGCTTCCGCGCGTCCGCGTCGCTTGCATTGTCTTTCTTCTGAATCACCTCAACAACGTCATCGAGGGCGAGGTTGCAAGCGAGGACGATCCCGCCGCGGCCAATGAACTTGTCGAGCGCCGCATCGTCGAACATCGCCGGCACTTCGTTCCGCGTCGAAGAGAGCAGCGCCGGGTTGCGATCGGTCCCCTGCTGCGTGATGGGATGCAGGACGCTCTTCTCCTTTCCGATCGCATACTTGTCCCAGTAGCCCTGCTGCATCGCGAGCTGGATCCCGTGATGCCGGAGCACGAGCACCGCCGACAACTCGTTAGGCTTCACCCCGAGGACGTCCATGTACTGCTTTCCCCAGATGGACGCGCGCCACACGCCGTAGCCGCTGTCGATCTCCGGCACGTCGAAGATTGCGCGATACTTTCCCGTTATGCGCTTCACCCAGCTGAGATCCCAGTCCTCGGCGACCATCGCGCGTGGCTGAGATAGCGCGCGAACGGAAGCGTCGATAGGCAGCGGGAGGCCGGCCAGCAGCGCGCTCGCGGCAACGCGGCCGACGAAATCACGACGATCGAGGGTCATGGAAGAAGGGGCTAGGGAATGGGGGCTAGGGCTGCAGGGAAACGACGCCCCAAGATGCCCTCGCCCGAAATGCGTCGCAACTCGTGACTGCTCTAGCCCCTAAGTCCCTAGCCCTAGCCCCTTACAAAGCCGTGAGCGTTTGTTGCCCCGTCCAGCGCTCACCCGGTGCGAGTTGCACGGGTGCCCCAACTACCGCCGCCTCGACGCACAGCATGCGAAGCCACCCGCCCGGGTCCAGATCCGACAGCGCCGCACCACGTTCGGCGCCTGGGTTCCACACCACCACGTCCGAGAAGCCGCGCATCGAGACCCTCGTTCGGCGCACCGCGTCGCGCACCTCCAGCGGCGCCCCGACTCCGAGATAGATCCGATCCAATTCGCCGACGGCGCGGAGGTCGGCGTCATCCTGCCGCTTCTCGACGCCGCCCGCCGCGGCATCATGGAACGTCGCACCCTCCAACCCACGAACGACGGAGCTCCGAACGTCATCGACTAGCAGATACGTGTGGAGGGCGGCGGTGAATTGAAAGGGGACCGCGTCTTCGTTGAGCACCGACAGCGCGAGCGAAAGCGACATTCCCTGCACGCTCACGACGAAGCTTGCCGAGAACGCGTGATTCCACGCGGAACGCGTGTGGTCGTTCGCCGTTAGGCGAAACTGTGCCTCGCCCCGTCCGGCGGTCGTTCGACCCGCGCGAAGCATCTCCCACTCGCTTACACGTGCGAACCCATGCTTCGGGAGACTGCCCATTCCCCCAAACTGCGGGAAGATGATCGGCACCCCGCCACGAATCGCCGAATCGGGGCCGAAGTGCGATCGACCGCTCAGGAAAAGCCGCTCCTCACCACTCGCTGGCTTCCACGACGTAACCTGTGCGCCGTACGGATACGCCTCGGCTCGCGCGCCGTCGACGGCGGCGATCTCCACTTTTTCCATAGGGTCTCCACGGTCTTTACTCCGCGCGCAACGCGGCAATTGGGTCGACGCCAAGGGCGCGTAGCGCTGGCAGGAGGCATGCCGCGAACGCGACCGTTGCGAGCAGCAGCGCGACACCGGCCAACGTCACCGGGTCTGCCGCGCCGACGCCGTAGAGTAGACTGTGGAGGAACCGTCCAAGTGACAAAGCGCCGAGCAACCCGAGGCCGAGGCCGACTGCCGCGAGCCGCGCTCCCTGGAGAAGCACCAAGGCGAGGATCGCGCGAGGCGCCGCGCCGAGCGCCGTGCGCACCCCGATTTCGCGCGTGCGCTCGGCGACCGCACCCGCCAACACACCGTAGATGCCGGCGACGGCGAGAACCAGTGCGATCGTCGCGAACGACATGAACAGCAGAAGGGCCAGCCGTCGCTGCGCTGTCGATGTCTCGATCACCTGCTCCATCGTCGCCAGTGCGGTGATTGGCTGCGTTGGATCGACGGCTTGCACGGCCGCGCGAACCGCGCGCGCGAGATTCGTAGGATTCCCGTGCGTTCGCACGACGAGCGCGACCGCGTTGTCGGCGAAAATCCACTGCCGCTCGGGAATGTAGAGTTGAGCCGCCTCGGACACGTCCAGTCCGCGATGATGAACGTTGGCGGCGACACCAATCACAGTTCGCCACGGCGCGTTCGGACCGCCCGCGCGGATGCGCTTCCCGATGGGATCTTCGCCGGGCCAGATTCGCGACGCGAGCGCGCTGCTGACTATAGCCACGAGGGCGGCGGCGTCGCTATTGTCGGCGGCGGTGAAGCCACGGCCTCGCCGAATGGCGATTCCCATCGTGTTCATAAAATCAGGGGAGACCGTGTAGCGGTCGGCGTATGGTGCAAGCTCGGGGTTGGCGAGCGGCTTATCCTGCGCGTTGACGCCGTAGCTGTCGACGTTTCCACCTAATGGGAGCTGGCTCGCGGTGCCGACGCGGTCCACGCCCGGCAACGCCCGCACTGCTTCGCGTATGCGTTCGTGATTCGCATAGACTGAACTGCTATCGGGATACTTCGGCCCGGCGGCTTGCGTCTGCAAAGTGAGCAGATGCCCCGGCGCGAAGCCGGGATCAACCGAGAGCAACCGCACAAGGCTCTGCGCGAGCAAGCCGGCGCCGACGAGCAGCATCAGGGCGAGCGCCATCTCGCTCACGACGAGTCCGGCGCGCGCCACGTGCCGCCCGCCCGTGAGGCGACGCCCGCCGGCTCGCAGCGCGGACGGCGTCCCGCCATCTTCACGGAGCGCCGGCACCAGCCCGACGACGACGCCAAGCAGGAGTGTGATCACCGCGCCGACGGCGAGCGCCGTTCCATCGAGGGCGATCGCGCCCAGACGCGGCATCGTCGGCGGCAGACGATTGACGAGCATGCCTAACGTGGATCGCGCGACGACGAGCCCGACCGCGCCGCCAATGATCGCGAGGACGATCCCCTCGGCAATGGACTGCACGGTGAGGCGTCCGCGGCCGGCTCCGAGCGCCGAACGAATCGCGAATTCCTCTTCGCGCCGGATCGCGCGCGCGAGTTGCAGATTCATGACGTTCGCCGCCGCGATAAGCAGCACGAGTATCGACGCGCCGAAGACGGCCCAGAGCACTGGTCGCGACGTACCCATCGTTGCGTCGCCTAACGGCCGCACGATCGCGCCCGCCGCCGGGTATTCCTTCGGATACTCGCGCACCAGCCGCGCCGAAAGCCCGCTCAACTCGGCGGCAGCACGCTCCGTCGTCACCCCCGGTTTCAGGCGCGCGAACATCTGCAGGTGCCGGCACGTGCGGCAGGCATACGGCAAGGACGAGTCATACCCGAGTACCCGCCAGATCTCGGCGCCGGGTTGGATCACGCTCTCGAAGGAAGCCGGCAGTACGCCGGCGAGGAGGTAAGCATTCCCGTTGATCGAGATCGGCTTCCCCACGACCGAGGAGTCGCTACCGAATCGACGCGCCCACAACGCATGACTGATGATCACGACCTGATTCGTGCCTGGCGTGTCCTGGGACTCGGTGAAGTCGCTGCCTAACGCGGGCCGCACTCCGAGCATCGAAAAGAAAGTGGGGGACACTCTTTGGCCATTGACGCGCTCCGGCGCGCCCCCGACGCGGCCGTCGAGCGTCACCTGCCAACTCCCCGCCGCCGCGGCGCGCTCGATGGTCCTCGCGTCACGCGCGAAGTCGGTATAGGTCGGGTAGCCGAGGTTGCTCATTGAACCGTCGGCGTCGCGCTCACCGATCACGACGAGACGGTCAGCACGCGGAAAGGGCAGCGGCCGGAAGAGCACGGGATCGGCGACGCTGAAGATTGCCGTGGTTGCACCGACGCCAAGCGCAATCGTCAGTACGGCGAGTACGGTAAAGGCCGGTGAGCGGCGCAGGACGCGCACGCCGTGGCGCAGATCGGACAGGAACGTGAGCATCGGTGCGTCTCCGACAGGTTGGGTCGTCACGGCGACGTAGCGCCGACCGTGCAGTGTGAGCAGCGCGAGGAGCGTCTGTCGCCAGAACCAGCGCCGTCCTCGCGCTGCGCCGTGCCTAACGACTTCGGCTTCGAGGCCTTCGACGAGGTCTCCGACAAAGGGTTCGCGCTCGCTCTCGGGCAACGAATGTTGGAGCAGCCAGAGCGCGAGTCGCGGCGGCGCGACCAGACGTGGAGTGCTCACGGAGTGTCGAGACCCAGATCGAGCCCGCGCGCCATGCGGCGAAGCACTTCAACCGACTGTCGCACCGCCCGTTGGCCCGCGGCAGTGACCGCATAGTAGCGTTTGCGTCGGCCGCCACGCTCTGGGGTCGGCTCGCCCATACGCGCGGTGACGAGCCCTTTCTCCTCGAGTCGCGTGAGCGTCTTATAAACCGCGGCGAGATTGATGTCGCGCCCCGATCGGTCGACGATGGCGCGTTGGATCGGGACGCCGTACGCCTCCTTTCCCGCGCGCAGGATCGCCAGCAAGACGAGTTGCTCGAATTCGCCGAGCATGGAGCTCCGTGATATCTATGACTTTGTCTACTATATCAGCGGTTCGTCCCTCCGCAAGAGCAGCTTCAACTAGAGGCCCATCCTCCGCCGGAGCTTCGCGAAGCGCGCCGACGCCCGCAACGGATCGAACACCGGGTTTACATCCATGTAAGCCAACCACCCGCGGCGCTCGTCGCAGGAACGCTCGGCCCAGTCGAGCGCCCGCTCATGATCGCCGATGCCGAGACAGAGAGTCGCGAGGGCGACAGGTGAGACGTACTCATCGCGCCGACGCGCATCGAGATCGGCGAGGATCTTTTGCGCGGCGCGCACCTGACCCGAGCGTCCGAGAGCGTAGCCGAGCGTTGCCAGGGTGTAAGCGCTTGCGCCGGGAAGGGCCGACGCGTCGCGCAGAACCTCCTCGGCGTCGATGTACTTCTCATCGAGGGTATGGATCAGTCCGAGGACGCGATAGGTCTCCTCCGCTGCCGGCGCGAGCGTGAGCGCTCGACTGGCGTGGTAACGCGCGCGGTCGTAGCGCCGAGCATAGAGATACATGTAGGCGAGGCTGCGTCGCGCGGAGGCCGATGTTGGATCCAGCTCCTGCGCAGTGTGCCCTTCGATGAGTGCCTCCTGCATCTCGCCCCGTGCCGCGAGGAGTGCTGCGTACCACTGGTGAGCCGTTGCGTAACGATGGTCGAGCTCGATCGCACGCTCGAATTCCCGCGCTGCGGCCGACCATTGCCACTCATAGATGAAGAGCACCCAGCCTAACGACGTATGGGCTTCGGCGACCGACTCGTCGATTGCGAGCGCGCGCTCCGCATACTCGCGCGCTTTCGCGAATCCCTCGTGCACGGGCACGCTGCGGTAGTCGACATGCAGCGCATACGCGTCGGACAAGCCCGTGTAGGCAAGCGCATACCGAGGGTCAGCCGCGATCGCCTGCTGGAAGAAGTCGATCGCTTCGGCGACGCCCTCGTTGGTGCGCTTGTTCCACGCGTGCCGGCCGCGGAGATAGAACGCGTAGGCCGTGACGCTCTCGGTGTACCGCTTCTGCTTGCGCGTGGGCGGATCCCCGAAGGACTTCGCTCGCAACGTCGCGACGATTGTCTGCGCGATCTCGTCCTGGAGGGCGAAGACGTCGGCGAGCTGCCGGTCGTAGCGCTGCGACCAGAGCAGCCGCCCATCGTCGGTCGAAGTGAGCTGTGCCGTGACCCGCAGCTGCGCACCTATCTTTCGCACCGTGCCTTCGAGGACGACCGTCGTGCCTAACAGCGCGCCGATCGCACGCACGTCCAGCGGTTTGTTCTTGAGTGAAAAGACCGATGTCCGCGACGCAACGCGCAGTCCCTCGACCTTGGCGAGCGCGTCGATCAACTCGTCGGTGATGCCGTCGCTCAGGTACTCGTTCTCCGGATCGGAGCTCGCGTTCACGAAGGGGAGCACGGCGATGCTCCGCGCGGCGTCGATCGAATGAATGACGGGCAGATCGGCGCCGAGCGCCGTGGTGAACTCGGCGACCGTCGCATAACGACTCACTGGATCCTTCGCCAGCGCACGCGCGAGTACCGACTCGACGGCGACGGACGCATCGGGGCGGAGCGCGCGGAGCGGCCGCGGCGTCTCGGTGACGTGCCGCGCCATCGTCGTGCGCATGTTGCCGCTGCGAAAGGGCGGCTCGCCGGCGAGCATCTCGTAGATGACGCACGCGAGACTGTAGACGTCGCTGCGCGCATCGACCTCGCTCCCGCTCGCCTGCTCGGGACTCATGTACTCCGGAGTGCCTAACGCGATGCCTGCGCCCGTGACGGGCCCGCGCGCCATCAGCGCGTTGTCGTCGGCACACATCGCCCGCGCAACGCCGAAGTCGGCGAGCAGCGCATGGCCGTCGGCGAAGAGAATGTTCTCCGGCTTCACGTCGCGATGCACGAAGCCCTCGCGATGCGCATAGTCGAGGCCCGCGCCGACCTCGCTCGCGATGCGGACCGCGTCACGCACGGCAAGGCGGCGCTCAGCGCGCAGCCGATCGCGCAGCGAGCCACCGGGCACGTACGGTGACACGTAATACAGCAAACCGTCGGCGGTGCCGGAGTCGATGAGAGGTACGATGTGCGGATGCGCCAGGCGCGCGGCGATGCGGATCTCGCGCAGGAACCGCTCGGCACCGACTGATGCCGCGAGCTCCGGCCGCAACACTTTGATCGCGACTTTGCGGCCGTGCTTCTTCTCCTCGGCCAGGTACACCGTCGCCATTCCTCCCGCGCCGAGCTCGCGCTCGACGAGATACCGCGACGCGAGCGGACTACCAGGATTGGGAGGAATCGCGGTCGTGGTCACTCGGGAAATATGCTCGCCGCCGGAAGATTTCTCACGCGACAAAGCGTAACCACCCAGTGACGCGGAATTGTCCGCCTTCGTGGACGACGCTGCGCGTTCCAAGCGCCCGGCTCAATCGCCCGCGTCGCGCGCCAACTGTAATGCACATCGGGGGTTGCACACGAAAACGCGTCGTTTGGCACCGGCTCCTGCACACTGGTTCCGACGGGCCTGAGCGTTGCCTTTTGTGTAGGTGCAATGACGTCCGAGGTGACGTCGGCATCACGACCAAAAACGCGCTCGCTGCACAAAGGAGGCGCATATGACCATGTTTCGTTCGACTCTTCGCACGCTCTCGATTGCCCTTCCGCTGCTCGCCGCGGGCGCTCCGGCGCTGATGGCGCAGAATCGCACCCTTTTCACGTGGACGGGACGCGTCGATCGCGAGGTTCAGATCACGATGCGCGGTCGCGACGCCTGGATCAACGGCGCCGATCGAGACGACCGCGGTCGCGTGAGCGTCGCATCGATGCTGCCGCGTAGCGACGGCTACGTGCGCGTGCAAACGCTGGATGGACGCGGCGACGTGTCCGTTCTGCAGCAGCCCAATGCCTCGAACAACTACACGACGATCGTGCGTGTCACGGATCGCAGCAGCGGTTCCGATCGATATCGCGTCGCCGCGTACTGGGATTCTCGCTATTCCGATAATCGCGGCGGCTACGGCCGGCGCGACGGTGACGACGGTCGCCGCGACAATGGTGGCTGGGACAATGGCTCCGGTACGCCCTCGAGAATCGATCCGCGTGATCGTTCAAACGGTGGCTGGAACAACGGATCGTATGGCAGCGGCACGGCGCTTCGCTGGGCCGGCAACGTCGATGGCGAGGTTGAAATTCGCCTCCAGGGACGCCGCATGGACGAGCGCGTGTTGAGCGGTGGCGAGATTCGAAACGAGCGAAGCTCGGTCGTCGGGGACATGCCGCAGCGTGACGCACAGCTGTTCATCTCTCAGAGCTCCGGTCGCGGCCAGGTATACGTCGCCCAGCAGCCGTCAGCCTACAACGGTTATACGACGGTTATCCGCGTTCGAGATCCGCAGGGCGGGTATGGCTACTACAATTTCGAGGTCGGCTATCGGTGACATTTGGGGGGCTAGGGGCTAGCAGTTAGGTATTAGGTGCTAGCAAAAGCAGAACCCCGTGAGCACGTCTCTCGGGGTTCTGCTTTTAGCCATTAGCCCCTAGGCCGTAGCCTTCGCGCCTCACTCCTCGGCCGGTGCGCCGCCGGTTCGCGCCACTTGATCCGCACGAATCTTCCCGGGATCGAACTTCTGCGCACTCGAGGTCATCTTGTCGATGGTTTCGTCGAAGTCGGCGGTCGGCGAGCGCTTGAAGCGCAGCGGGTTCACGCGCGCGACGACGAACGCCTTGAGATATGGACTCTCCATCCCGCGGGACTTGAGCGCTTTCACCGCGTCGTTTACCGCCTCATTGAGGGTCAGCAATTTCTCGGCGCGTTCGCGACGCGTTGCCATGGCTTTGGGGAGCTTCGCCGACAGAAACTGGTCGCAGCGCTTGAGCACGGAGTGGTACGCCCCACCCGAGAACCGCCCGTTCTGCTGATAGCACAGGCCGAGCGTCACGAGCGCTGCCTCCTCGAACTCGACCGCGAACTCCTTCTCGGGACGATCGTCGAGCGCGGACAATGCCTCGGCGAGGCGTACGACCTCGAGCGCGCGCTCGCGAAGATTGTGCGCCTTCTCGGTATTGAGAAGCAGAATGCGATGCGCAACCTCAGGCTCGGGAACAACGATTGCCACGACCGACTTGGCGCCGAGCTCTTTGAGTGCGCCGAGGCGATGATAGCCGTTAGGCGACCAGTATTTCCCGTCGCCGGCTGGAACGGCGATGACGGGATCGAGAAACCGATCGAGCGCATCGATCGCCTTGGCGAGGCGGCCGACGTGCGCCTCCGAAAGATCCCGCTGGTATGGAGTCGGCTCGACGCGATCGAGCGGGAGCGCGGCGAGGAGTTGCCAGTGTCCACCGAGCGGATCGCGGTAGGATGCGAGGACGGTTCCGCCATCATCCTCGATCGTACGCGCGAGCGTCGTGACGGAGACGGGAGGCGCCTGGCTCGTTAGGCGGCGTGCCTCGAGCCCGCGGGACGCTGCGGGCACCTCGACCTTCTTTTTCTTGGCACGTTTGGCGGTAGCCACGATGCTCTGAAATGTCGCTCAGCTCCGCCGAATGCGCACCTCGTCTCGCTGATTCTGAAGAACGATCCCCTCCGGCTGGCCTGCGCCCAGCGCACGTGGCGACTGGCCACTCCTTGTGGACGCTGGGGATGATGGCGCGCTCCCGGCGCCCGCCTCGGGCGCATCCGGCTGAGTCATGATCTTGGTCAGAAACCGCTGACCTTCCGAAACACGCTCCATCTCCACCGCGATCGTGTCGACTGCCTGCTCGAGACGTTCGAGGCGGTTCGGGGCGTCGTTCCAGCCTGCGGGTAGCGCCGGCTTCGCTCCGCGCCGCCAGAGCAGGCGTCCCATGGAGCCTGCCAGCGGACCGAGCACGCACACGACGAAAACAATCGAGATCGCGGTTATTTGTCCGGAACCGAGATTCATGATAGGAAATCGATCCGGAACCCCGACGATCGCCGTCGGACCAGTGTAGGCGGTGAGAGCACGACCCGATTCCCCGATATCACTCTCGATCTGGAGGATGCGCTGATCGAGCACGTGAAGTTGTTGGTCGAGGCCGGCGCGGTTCGCTCCGGTGGCACTCTCATACTGTCGCGCAATGCTTTGGCGACGGTCACGGACGCTGCTGACCTGTCTCGACATTTCCGAGCGCTGAGCCTTCAACATCTCGAATTCGGCAGCCGTCTGCGGCACGCGGAACTGGCCGAAAGACTGGGTCGCGGGAGAAGGCACGATGGCGACTGGCGTTCCCGGTGCCTGCGGCGGAACAGTCGTCGTGGGTGGGGCCGGCGCCTGGAAGATTGTTATCGGCATGCCGGGCAATACGGGCCATGACAGGCCGAGGTTGCACGCGCGTGATCGGGCGTCTTTACCTATCTATTTGCATCCGCGGCGATCGGCTGACTCGGTTCGACACGCGGTCTGTGTGTCGCGCGCGCTGCCAAGGACGGCTTCCGAACCGGCCGGGGATGCACGGAGATGCTCGATGAGGAAGTCCCCGACGCGTCGCTCGTACTCGAGCGGCGCGTAATCGTGCAGATCCTGGTGGCCGGCGCCGGATACCTCCCACAACTCCTTCTCGCTCGTCGCGTGGGCAAAGAGAGCGCGCGATTCGCTGAGTCTGGTGTACTGGTCTTCGGTGCCGGCGATGAGCAATACGGGCTGCGTCACCTGTCCAATCGCATCGATCGGTCGCAGCCGCGCCGGGTTGACACCAATTCGAGGCGCGACGACGTCGATGAGCAGCGGCGTCATCGCAGTTCCAAGGAAGCCCAGTGGACCGAGCCAGGTGTGCAGGCGGTCGGCTACGGCGTCCTTGAACGTCGGATAGACCGACTCGAGAACGAGCGCGTCCGCCGAGAGCGGCTTATTCCCGACAAGCGACGCCGCGCCACCCATCGAGACGCCGATGATGCCGATCCGCTCACCTGGCGAAGCCACTCGCAAGAAGGCGAGCGCGGCCGCGGCATCCAGACTCTCGAGCTCACCGAAGGTGATGTGTTGTCCGGGACTCTCGCCATGCGCCTGGAAATCAGGAGCAAGGATCGCGAAGCCGGCACGATGGAGGAAGCTCGCGCGCGCCAGCATGCTGACACGATTGCTTCCCATACCGTGAAGGAGCAGCACCGCTCCTGCACCGGGCCGACCCGGCGCGAACCACGCTCGTAAGATGCTTCCCGAGCGGCTCGGAAAGTCCACAGTTCGCGCTTCGATTCCCAGGCTTCGCGGGACAGCACCAACGATGCTACGAGCCGGCCGTGCAAAAAGGCACCCCTCCGCGCCGATTAGAAACATAGCGGCCGTCAGGACACGTATGAGTCGTTGTGCGGAAGCATTCTGTCTCATCGACCTCCTACTAAGCACGAGCCGTTCCGCGAGATGCGGGGTTCAAGAGAGACAGGCACATCATCGGTGACGACGCGGGCTTCGCGCGTGTCTTTGTTGGCGAGGGCCCACCTCCCAGCTACTGCTTTCGATGCCGCTTGGAATTGCCTGGCACACGGTAGTTCTGTTCTTCGGTCTTGTCGCGTTCGCGCCGACGCGACTGGGCGATCTTTACGCGCACCCGATGCCGGTGGCCGACTACTCCGCCGCGGTCGCCCGCATAGCGTCGCTGCAGTCTCAGGAAGATAGCGTCGTCGCGCCGGGTGGCGGTTCGATCCTGCTCACGCATGGGCATCGCACTGCTCGCGTTGTGGTCCTCTACCACGGACTCACAGATTCGCCGCTGCAATATTTCCCGTTTGCGCAGCGGCTATTCGCCGAGGGCGACAATGTCTTCGTGCCGCGTCTGCCTCACCACGCCGAAAAGGCGGGACGTGTCGCGAATATGGGCCGGCTGACCGCTCAGGAACTGCGCGACCTTGGCGATGCATCGGTGGACGTAGCCCGCGGACTCGGCGATACGGTGATCGTGTCCGGACTGAGCGCGGGCGGGACAGTCGCCGCCTGGGTGGGGCAGTACCGTGCGGACGTCCAACGGGTCGTCCTCGTCGCGCCCGCGCTCGAGGTGACGCACGTGCCGTCGCTCCTGAATGGCGCCGTGCTGCGGATCGCCCTCCGTGTGCCTAACGTGACGCGTGCCGCTGCGCGCGACTCGACCGAGCCCGACCGTGAACCGGGCTGGGCGACTCATGCCGTTGCGCAAACGCTCAAGTTGGGCGTCGCGGTGCGTCGCACGGCGGCCGGAAAGCCGCCTGCCGTCCATGACCTGGCAGTGCTGCTGAACGCCGACGATCACACGATCTCGAACGGCGCCGCGATCGATCTCGTGCATCGGTGGCAGAGCCACGGCGCGGAGACGCATATCTATCAGTTACCAGACTCACTGCATTTACCGCACGATGTGATCGATCCGCGACACCCGGGAAGCAATATCGATGCGGTGTACCCAGTGCTGGACGCGTTGATCGCCGGTGCCAAGCCCGCGGGCTGGGTTGCGGTTTTGAAGTGAAGATCGGGACCGCTCAAGCGCGTTCCATCAAACACAACCCGGACCATGGCCGTTTTCCCTGCGCACCATTCGACTCGGGGAAGAATCCAAACAGTTTGAGCGGCCAGGGTAGACGGCGAGCGCGGCTCGCCTCTTTGAACGCCGATCGCACCTCGAGCGGTCGCCAACCGTAGGGACGGAAAACGTCCGGACCTTCCGACGGCGCGAACTTGAAGGGTGCGCCGGCTCGTTCCAGGTCCTCGCCGCCGCCTTGGGTACGCAACATCTCGAGGAGACCTGGCGACACGATGTCGAAGACCCAGTATCGAAAAGTCGGTTGGCTCGAGAGGTCTTTCGCGAGCACGCCCACGTCATTGGCGCTCAGATAGATTAGCAAACCCTCACTAATCACGAGCACGCGCTTCGCCGCGGCGCCAACCTGTGCGAACAGCGCGCGCCGCTTGGCGACATCGGAGAGGTCCATTGGAATGCGCTGGAGGAGGCAGCGTGGCTTCTCGCCGGCGAGCACCTCTTCCTTGTAAGCGAGCAGCTCCGGAAGATCGACCTCGATCCAGCGCAACGTCGGTGACACTGACATGCGGTACGGGCGCGCATCGAGCCCCGCCGCGAGATTCAGCACAGTATCGACACCCGCCGCGAGCTGCCGCTCGATGTACTGATCGAAGATGTAGGTACGCATCACCCACGACCATGCGTTCTTCGTGTGCATGGTCATCGCCGCCGCGATCTGTTCCCCGCGATCGCCCGCGAGCCGTTGCGCTAGCGGATCGCGGAAGAGCGCGTCGGCCCGCTCGGTCTCTCGGGCGCGGAAAACCGCGGCCCATCGAGCGGTGTCGGAGATGTTCCGAATCAGCGGTTCAGTCATGGATGTGGAGGCCATTGAACTACTTCTGCGCGAGTGTCGAGTCCCTCTTGGCCTTGAACTCCGTACCTTGCTTCCACTGCGGCATCGAATCCGTCTGTGCGACGACGTACCCGACCCGGAACAGTGTGCGTACATCCTGCGCGCCGCCGGTGAGGTCCCAGTCTTTCTTCACCTCGTCAGACGGTTTGTGGTAATCCCTGCTCGTGTACTCGTCCCGCTTCCGCATGCCGTAACCGTTAGGCTTGCCGATGAAATCGATGCCGGCGTCCGTGTCGAGCGCCGGGACGCCTTGTTTCGCAAACTCGAAATGATCGGAGCGATAGTAGAACCCCTTCTCCGGCTCCGCGTCCGGGCGCACGACGCGGCCGTCCGCCTTGAGAATGCGCGTGAGGTCGTCGTCGAGCGTCGAGTTACCGAGCCCGATGACGGTGAACTCGTTCGTGCGGCCCCACTGATTGATGCCATCCATGTTGATGTCCGCCGCCGTCTTGTTCAGCGGATACAGCGGATGCTCGGCGTAGTACTTCGATCCAACGAGCCCCTTCTCTTCAGCCGTTACAGAGAGAAAGAGGATCGAGCGTCGCGGCGGCGGCGCAAGCTTCATGTACGCCTGGGCGATGTCGAGGAGTGCCGCGCAACCGCTGGCGTTGTCGGCGGCGCCATTGAAGATCTGGTCACCCTTGAGTGTCGTATCCTTGCCGAGGTGGTCCCAGTGCGCGGTGTAAATCACGTACTCGTCTTTC contains:
- a CDS encoding D-hexose-6-phosphate mutarotase codes for the protein MEKVEIAAVDGARAEAYPYGAQVTSWKPASGEERLFLSGRSHFGPDSAIRGGVPIIFPQFGGMGSLPKHGFARVSEWEMLRAGRTTAGRGEAQFRLTANDHTRSAWNHAFSASFVVSVQGMSLSLALSVLNEDAVPFQFTAALHTYLLVDDVRSSVVRGLEGATFHDAAAGGVEKRQDDADLRAVGELDRIYLGVGAPLEVRDAVRRTRVSMRGFSDVVVWNPGAERGAALSDLDPGGWLRMLCVEAAVVGAPVQLAPGERWTGQQTLTAL
- a CDS encoding ADOP family duplicated permease; translation: MSTPRLVAPPRLALWLLQHSLPESEREPFVGDLVEGLEAEVVRHGAARGRRWFWRQTLLALLTLHGRRYVAVTTQPVGDAPMLTFLSDLRHGVRVLRRSPAFTVLAVLTIALGVGATTAIFSVADPVLFRPLPFPRADRLVVIGERDADGSMSNLGYPTYTDFARDARTIERAAAAGSWQVTLDGRVGGAPERVNGQRVSPTFFSMLGVRPALGSDFTESQDTPGTNQVVIISHALWARRFGSDSSVVGKPISINGNAYLLAGVLPASFESVIQPGAEIWRVLGYDSSLPYACRTCRHLQMFARLKPGVTTERAAAELSGLSARLVREYPKEYPAAGAIVRPLGDATMGTSRPVLWAVFGASILVLLIAAANVMNLQLARAIRREEEFAIRSALGAGRGRLTVQSIAEGIVLAIIGGAVGLVVARSTLGMLVNRLPPTMPRLGAIALDGTALAVGAVITLLLGVVVGLVPALREDGGTPSALRAGGRRLTGGRHVARAGLVVSEMALALMLLVGAGLLAQSLVRLLSVDPGFAPGHLLTLQTQAAGPKYPDSSSVYANHERIREAVRALPGVDRVGTASQLPLGGNVDSYGVNAQDKPLANPELAPYADRYTVSPDFMNTMGIAIRRGRGFTAADNSDAAALVAIVSSALASRIWPGEDPIGKRIRAGGPNAPWRTVIGVAANVHHRGLDVSEAAQLYIPERQWIFADNAVALVVRTHGNPTNLARAVRAAVQAVDPTQPITALATMEQVIETSTAQRRLALLLFMSFATIALVLAVAGIYGVLAGAVAERTREIGVRTALGAAPRAILALVLLQGARLAAVGLGLGLLGALSLGRFLHSLLYGVGAADPVTLAGVALLLATVAFAACLLPALRALGVDPIAALRAE
- a CDS encoding helix-turn-helix transcriptional regulator produces the protein MLGEFEQLVLLAILRAGKEAYGVPIQRAIVDRSGRDINLAAVYKTLTRLEEKGLVTARMGEPTPERGGRRKRYYAVTAAGQRAVRQSVEVLRRMARGLDLGLDTP
- a CDS encoding protein kinase — translated: MTTTAIPPNPGSPLASRYLVERELGAGGMATVYLAEEKKHGRKVAIKVLRPELAASVGAERFLREIRIAARLAHPHIVPLIDSGTADGLLYYVSPYVPGGSLRDRLRAERRLAVRDAVRIASEVGAGLDYAHREGFVHRDVKPENILFADGHALLADFGVARAMCADDNALMARGPVTGAGIALGTPEYMSPEQASGSEVDARSDVYSLACVIYEMLAGEPPFRSGNMRTTMARHVTETPRPLRALRPDASVAVESVLARALAKDPVSRYATVAEFTTALGADLPVIHSIDAARSIAVLPFVNASSDPENEYLSDGITDELIDALAKVEGLRVASRTSVFSLKNKPLDVRAIGALLGTTVVLEGTVRKIGAQLRVTAQLTSTDDGRLLWSQRYDRQLADVFALQDEIAQTIVATLRAKSFGDPPTRKQKRYTESVTAYAFYLRGRHAWNKRTNEGVAEAIDFFQQAIAADPRYALAYTGLSDAYALHVDYRSVPVHEGFAKAREYAERALAIDESVAEAHTSLGWVLFIYEWQWSAAAREFERAIELDHRYATAHQWYAALLAARGEMQEALIEGHTAQELDPTSASARRSLAYMYLYARRYDRARYHASRALTLAPAAEETYRVLGLIHTLDEKYIDAEEVLRDASALPGASAYTLATLGYALGRSGQVRAAQKILADLDARRRDEYVSPVALATLCLGIGDHERALDWAERSCDERRGWLAYMDVNPVFDPLRASARFAKLRRRMGL